CTGGGCGCGGTGAAGGTCGCGGACGAGCTCGTCGTACGTGTCTTGGTGCATCCCTTTCGGACGATCGGGGACGTACGGTTCGGGCCAAGCCGGGTTGGTTGGTTCCCCACCGAGCTTTTTCCGAACCCGGTTGTATCGCATTCGGAGCGTTCGGTCGGCGTTGCCGCTGGCCCTCGAGGAGACATACCCGAAGTCTTGGCACTCTCGACAGGCGAAGCGCGGTTCACTCGAGACGGCGTAAAGCTTCGCCGCCCGGTCGCTACAGAACGGACAGCGCCACCAAGGGCGTGTCCCGCCGAAGTTACACTCGGTATGTGCGATTTTGATGTGCTGGGTGAACTCCTGCTTGTCGCCGCCGACTGTCGCGGCGAACGTGAGAGTCAACTCTTCAGGATATTCATTGTCAGTTCGCCAGCCGACTTGCGCCGTCCGGTCTCCGCCGCGCTCCCAAGAGTAGGTGCCTGCGTATTGTCCGTCTTCGCCTAAGATTTCAGTGAATTCGTTGACGTTGAGCTTCAGGCAGTCGCGATCGCTCGGTGTCGTTGCGTAGTCCGTCCGTCCAGAACCGAAGCCACCCATATGCCTGAAACGGGCCAATTCTTCATAAATTGATAGGCAAATCGGAGGATAGCAGCGAAGCCCGATCCGAGAGTGAGCGGGTTAGAGGTGGGCCTTTCCCGTTACAATCTCCTAGACCTTCTTCACTGTCTGAGAGTCGTACATCGCCCGGTCTAGGTCGGTTGCCCCGTCGAGGTGATCGTCCTGAAGGAGCTGCTTAATTTCTTCGTGAGCGTAGTTGGTCTGTCCCCTGCCGATGCCGCTGCCAGGAGCGCCGCCACGATAGTAGCACTTCCCCGAGCCGCCACGCGCTGGTTGCCGACAGCGTCCGCCTGTCGTCTTCGCAAGCGCCGTAAAGCGCCCATAGGACCGTTGGCTTCCAAGTGGTGTGAGGATCTTCGAGGGAGAACTCTTCAGCAGCTTCGTAGTCGCGATAGTCGCTGAACTTCTCGTCGAGCCGCTTCATGGAATCGTTGTGCGCCCGATAGTCGCCTGCTCATTTTCGTAGAGCTCGCGGACGATCTCGCGCTTGAGGCTGTCGTTTTTGAGACGGTCATAGGCCTTCTGTTGACGTTCCACCGCATCGATGGTTGGACTCTTGTACTCCTGTGACGATAGATCAGCCCACCACAATCACGACAACGACAGCGATAGCGATCGTCCCCGTCGCTTTTGTAGAGCTTGCCGATACGATCATCGCACTCGAGAGAGTGAAACCAGGGACGCGTCCTGCCGAAGTTGCATTCTGTATACTCGATCGGGACCTCAAAGCTGACATCGCGAGGAGATCTGGCCAGTTAGGGTATGATAGGAGACGTGCAGGACATCGACGTAGGGGTCAAACTGAACAACAGCCGACGCGACTTCGCCGCTTTTCGACGTCGACCAGGTGTCCTTCTTGGCCGATGTGCTCTCGAAGACGCCCCAGTCGTTAAGCTGATTGACGTCGAGCGGCGTGCAGTCTTCGACTATCTAAGCCATGGGTTGGTACATTGCTCTCTTAGCGATCTAGAACTAAACCATTAGGCGATTCTCGCCCGCTGTGGACGAGAAGCCGGCCATAGTCTGTCGGTTTTACTGATCGAGATGGCCCATGGGGCTCGGATCGAATCACGCGCAACGGTGGCTGGCGCTGATGAAGTGTAGGAATGAGAGGACCCAATCCAACCCATGGCGTATAGGTGTGAACAGCGGCCCCTCTACACTCGACCGTTCCCGCCGGAACAGTAAAGGCCTTCTCTTGCTGTCAGACAGTGCGTCGCCGTCTCAAGAAGCGGGTTCATGTCAGGGTCGGAGTTCGCGCCGTCCAACTCAGTAATCTTCGACAGCAATCTCGCTGACACGAGAGAACTCGCCAGTGTTTCGCGTCAAAACAGTTTGACCATGCACAGCGGCGGTGCCGGCGATCAGGACGTCGACAGCCCCCATACGCTCGCCATTGTCCATGAGCCCGCGTTGTATCTCCCAGGCGCGGCGAGCGGCCGGAAGGTCGAGCGGCAGGACGTCAATATCTTCAACCACGCCGTTGAATCACTCGCGCTTCGCGCTTGCCGCTCCCCGAAGGCCGACGCCCACCTCGAAGGCCGTTAGTGCCGACATGGCGACCGACGTCCGGCTGTCGATGAGCAGGTCGAGAACCTCAACAGCGTGCGGGTCGCGATGAATCAAGTCGTTAACGAAGGTCGAATCGAGAATCATTCGTCGTCAGTGGCCCCGCCCATGATCTCGCGGTCGAACTCCTCACGCCACTCTCGCGATCGCTCACGGGCTTGCTTGGCCTCATCGTCGTCGAGCAGCCCAACGATCTGCTTCAGGGGGGCGGCCGGCGCAGTCTGATCCTCGCCGTCGGTGGTTAGCGGGAGCCACCAGACCCGCGCTCGAGGCGAAGTACGTTTACACCGCGTTCGACGAGGACGTCAAAAGCGGCTTCGACTTCGAACGATCTGCTCAACCAGATCCACGAGAACACATTGAGGGCGTACCGCAACAATATGCAGGGCCTGCCGACCGACACTCCGACGCTCGAGAAGAACGGATGGACCGGCGACGCTCAACTGACCGCGGAAGTTGGAATCTACAACTACGATATGGCCCGGTTCTGGACGAAGTGGCTCCGCGACTTCGCCGACACCCAGCGCGAGAACGGTGAGGTCCCAACTGTCGTCCCCCATAATACTGAATACAGCATCCTTGGCTTCGAGCCGAATTTCGATTCTGTTGTGGGACCGACGCCTGGCTGGGATACAGCGTTCATTCTCATTCCGTGGTGGGTTTACCAGTACTACGGTGACGAGCGAATCCTTGAGACGCACTACGAGGGCTGGAAGCAGTATATCGACTGGATCCAGCTGTATTCCGAGGGAGACATTCTCGAGGACCTTCCCGACCAAATGTCGGATGATGAAGAGGCCATCAGCACCTTCGAAGACAGCCATGTACTCCCCGTCGGACTGGGTGGCTGGGGTGGCGCGCCGCTGACCGATACGGTGGCGGCGGTGATGAGGTGCCGATCACTTCGATGGCCTACTACTACCGCTTCGCGCAGGTGCTGGCCGAGACCGCCGCGCTCATCGGCGAGGACGAGGAGGCCAGCGAGTGGGAGACTCTGGCTGAGGAGATCCGCGAGGACTTTAACGATGTGTTCCTCGATACGGACGTCGGCTACTACCGGACCGGCCAGCACGAGGCATACCTTCAGACTTCGAATCTCTTCCCACTCGCGTTTGACATGGTACCTGAGGAGTACGAGGATGTTGTCGTGGAGAACCTCGTCGAGGACGTCATGGAGACCCACGACGGCCACCTGAACACCGCGACGCTCGGGACCAAGTACTTGCTCCCAGTACTTACCGAGTATGGCCATCACAACGTCACCTATACGGTAGCCACGCAAACTGACTACCCCAGTTGGGGACTCTGGATTGAAGAGGGACGGACGGTCTAGTCCTCAATTTCGATTATCGTCGGCGCACCCGACGGCCGGACGTTCAGTACGTGCACGTTTCTATCGTAGAGACGCCCCATTCTAGTGTACCACTCGTCGTGAATCAGATGAATTGTGTTGACCATGAAAACTCAGTCACTTGTTTAAACCTAGCGTCGATCAACGGAACGCCGCCTCGAGGGAAGGTCAAACCTGGCGACGTGAGGTCAGCAGGGAGACATAGTTTTATGACGGCACCTGATATATGCCGTTCGTATGGGTCCGACGATTACCCGCATCGAAAGTGTCGAATTCACGTATCCGCTCGAGGATATCGGAACCGACGAGGCTGGCTTCAATCTCGTCTACGAGCCCGGTGCGACAACAGAACGGAAGCTGTTCGGGCTAAAGATCCACACAGACACGGGCATCACCGGCGAATACGTGGGCGGTAATTCACCGGCTGCAGCCCAGATCAACATGTTCAGTGACTACCTCGTCGGCAAGAACCCCCTCGAACGGGAGAAACACTGGAGTGAGATCAAACGCGCACTCCGCAAGTATGACCGAATGGGCATGGGCCCGGTCGATATCGCGCTGTGGGACTTCGCCGGGAAGTATTATGATGCGCCGGTCCACGAACTGCTCGGCACGTATCGGACCGAGATTCCCGCCTACGCCTCGACGTATCACGGCGACGAGAACGGCGGGCTCGACTCGCCGGAGGCCTTCGCCGACTTCGCGGAGGAGTGTCATGACGCGGGCTTTCAGGGCTACAAGATCCACGGCTGGGGTGGAAGCGACGCCTCCCGGAA
This portion of the Halalkalicoccus tibetensis genome encodes:
- a CDS encoding type II toxin-antitoxin system VapC family toxin, which encodes MVEDIDVLPLDLPAARRAWEIQRGLMDNGERMGAVDVLIAGTAAVHGQTVLTRNTGEFSRVSEIAVEDY